In the genome of bacterium, the window GAGTCGGCCGAGGGCCACGCCTCGGTGCTGCATCCGGAGCCGGAAGCCCACGAGAACTTTCCCATCGGCTTCGATCCCGCCCGCAACGTGGCCAGCGCCTACGCCATGCACGTCGAAGACGTGGACGCGATCGTGGCCGATGCCGAGGTCGTGCTGCGGCGCACCTACCGCACACAGGCCCAGCAGCACGTGGCCCTGGAGACGATGGCCTGCGCCACCTGGCTCGATCTGCACGGCCGGCTGAACGTGATCTCGTCCACGCAGACGCCCTGGCACGTCAGGCGCATCATGGCCCGGGCCCTGGACATGCCGGTCCGCGACATCCGCGTCAACAAGCCGCGCATCGGCGGCGGCTTCGGCGGCAAGCAGATGATCCACGGCGAGCTGCTCTGCGGCCTGGCGACCCTGCGCACCGGGCGTCCGGTCAAGATGGTCTACACGCGGCGCGAGGTCTTCGAGGCCACCAACACGCGCCATCCCATGCGTCTCGACATGACGATCGCCGCCCGTCGCGACGGGCGGCTGAGGGCGATCGACATGGCGGTGCTGTCGGATACCGGCGCCTACGGCGAGCATGCCCTGACGGTCTTCATGGTCGCCGGCGCCAAGACGCTGCCCCTGTACAACAAGGTCGAGGCGGTGCGCTTCGGCGGGAAGACGGTCTACACCAATCACGCCCCGGGAGGCGCCTTCCGCGGCTACGGGGCCGTCCAGGGCAACTTCGCCCTGGAGTCGGCGCTGTCCGAGCTGGCGGCGGAGCTGGGGATCGACCCCGTCCGCCTGCGCGAGATGAACATGATCGCCGAGGGGGAGACCTCGCCCATCTTCGCCATCATGGGCGAGGGGACAGAGGGCGTGGCCCAGACCATCGAGAGCTGCAAGCTGCCCGCGTGCATCGCGCGCGGCAAGGAGCTGATCGGCTGGGACGACAAGTTCCCCCGGCGCGTGGTCGGGCCGGACCGGGTGCGCGGCGTGGGCATGGCGCTGGCCATGCAGGGCTCGGGCATCCCGGGCATCGACATGGCCTCGGCCACGCTCAAGCTGAACGACTTCGGTTCGTTCAACCTGCTGATCGGCGCCACCGACCTGGGCACCGGCAGCGACACCGTCCTGGCCCAGATCGCCGCGGAGACGCTGGGCGTGGACTCGAACAGGATCATCGTCTACTCGTCCGACACCGACCGCACCCCCTTCGACACCGGCGCCTACGCTTCGAGCACCACCTACGTCTCAGGTCACGCCGTGCGCGAGACGGCGCTGAAGATGAGGGCGGCGCTGGTCGAGGCAGGCGCCCGGTCGCTGGGCTGCGAATCCGCCGACGCCGATTTCGACGGCGAGGCCGTGCACGGTCCGGACGGACGGATCACCCTCGACGACCTGTCCACCCGGCTGCTCTACAGCGAGCATCAGAAGCAGCTTTGCGTGACCGGCAGCCATCTCTGCGAGAAATCGCCGCCGCCCTACATGGCGGGCTTCGCCGAGGTGGAGGTGGACACCGCCACCGGCAAGGTCGATCTGATCGACTGCGTGGCGGTGGTGGACTGCGGACAGGCCATCAACCCCAACCTCGCGAAGGTGCAGGTGGAGGGCGGCCTGGCCCAGGGCGTCGGCCTGGCGCTGACCGAGGACGTGCGCTACGGCAA includes:
- a CDS encoding molybdopterin-dependent oxidoreductase; translation: MSEIGRNLPKIDGVGLVMGRPAFTDDLAPRDALIVKALRSPHPFARIASLDTAAAEALPGVACVLTWRDVPRVAVTRAGQGHPEPSPRDRFILDEFVRHVGDEVAVAAAATAAQADAALAAIEVTYEPLEPVLDFESAEGHASVLHPEPEAHENFPIGFDPARNVASAYAMHVEDVDAIVADAEVVLRRTYRTQAQQHVALETMACATWLDLHGRLNVISSTQTPWHVRRIMARALDMPVRDIRVNKPRIGGGFGGKQMIHGELLCGLATLRTGRPVKMVYTRREVFEATNTRHPMRLDMTIAARRDGRLRAIDMAVLSDTGAYGEHALTVFMVAGAKTLPLYNKVEAVRFGGKTVYTNHAPGGAFRGYGAVQGNFALESALSELAAELGIDPVRLREMNMIAEGETSPIFAIMGEGTEGVAQTIESCKLPACIARGKELIGWDDKFPRRVVGPDRVRGVGMALAMQGSGIPGIDMASATLKLNDFGSFNLLIGATDLGTGSDTVLAQIAAETLGVDSNRIIVYSSDTDRTPFDTGAYASSTTYVSGHAVRETALKMRAALVEAGARSLGCESADADFDGEAVHGPDGRITLDDLSTRLLYSEHQKQLCVTGSHLCEKSPPPYMAGFAEVEVDTATGKVDLIDCVAVVDCGQAINPNLAKVQVEGGLAQGVGLALTEDVRYGKRGNLLTNTLMTYKIPSRQDLPSLRVELVESHEPSGPYGAKSVGEIGIDTPPAAIADAVFNAVGVRVRDLPITPEKVLAALAAAREAG